A genomic region of Raphanus sativus cultivar WK10039 chromosome 6, ASM80110v3, whole genome shotgun sequence contains the following coding sequences:
- the LOC130496539 gene encoding uncharacterized protein LOC130496539, which produces MEVVERKRSRGGLLNLFDWPGKSRKKKLFSSTSSSELSEEAKQTKQNAQNLLKASSLNEVDKIGKNRNYNSRSDSSCCASSVITSDDGQGTTIAPSVVARLMGLESLPVPNVQEPPDLDPFFFRHSRNTNKWNAYENLGLGSNRPVERFRSETFPPRLAKPISVASSGLLSPIRSPGFVPSRNRVYVMEAASRMIEPRSPRMVTRTRFSSPSDSPSSVPTRIQDLRDKLKAAKKVSLSQHHQVTTPFTSKSSHDGLKGKARPPPHVSAQAKVNATSLSVIRNSPRHKEKAEPKKRIVNGLRGPPIGTGKSVVKQNEQRQNCRDNNKVPVDCGGSISKQSGLRTEPAGKNTSLSLSRKKTLPRSKKPPNGTQECGISNHKRTKRGENVIKCNITIDGGLSSGKDDGRKEVDVISFTFSSDSLSSTQVTDQDTDSAVSLDMFGGNPLNVLLEQKLRELTSKLESSSCSLAQEEPSRSSEYDKSTQNGVDKVLSESESVSDCTSFYDKQKLQMMDAEEHEVSSISTVTKADDLRSSCSKGFSDCRQTTERLDWELEYISVILGSDQLMVKEFALGMATDIIPASLFNEMEGRGESTAAKLKRKTLFDYVNNCLALKCEQMFRGSCRGLLWKDGILFERRDWLAEELNREFQGLKKMREMRMDELVEKEMSSLEGSWLDFERETYEEGVDIEGEIVSTLVDDLVNELASVFKEH; this is translated from the exons atggaGGTTGTTGAGAGGAAACGATCAAGAGGAGGGCTTTTAAATCTATTTGATTGGCCTGGAAAATCACGGAAGAAGAAGCTCTTCTCTTCCACCAGTAGCTCTGAACTCTCAG AAGAAGCAAAGCAGACAAAACAGAATGCTCAAAACCTCTTAAAGGCTTCTTCTCTC AATGAGGTTGATAAGATTGGCAAGAATCGGAATTACAACTCAAGAAGTGACTCTAGCTGTTGTGCATCTTCTGTTATTACCAGTGATGATGGGCAGGGGACAACAATAGCCCCAAGTGTGGTTGCAAGGCTCATGGGTTTAGAGTCTTTACCAGTACCAAATGTCCAGGAACCTCCTGATCTTGATCCATTCTTCTTCAGACATTCAAGAAACACAAACAAATGGAATGCATATGAGAATCTTGGTCTTGGTAGCAACAGACCGGTTGAGAGGTTTCGGTCCGAAACTTTTCCTCCCAGGTTAGCTAAACCGATCTCTGTTGCCAGCAGTGGACTCTTGTCTCCTATCAGGAGTCCTGGGTTTGTCCCATCCAGGAACCGTGTTTATGTAATGGAAGCAGCTTCGAGAATGATTGAACCAAGAAGTCCTAGGATGGTCACTAGAACACGGTTCTCTTCGCCTTCAGATTCTCCTTCTTCAGTTCCTACGAGGATACAAGATTTAAGAGACAAACTAAAAGCTGCAAAGAAAGTGTCACTGTCACAGCACCACCAAGTCACAACACCGTTTACTAGCAAAAGCAGTCATGATGGTTTGAAGGGTAAAGCGAGGCCACCACCTCATGTATCTGCACAAGCGAAGGTCAATGCAACGTCCTTAAGTGTCATCAGAAACTCTCCAAGACATAAGGAGAAAGCAGAACCTAAAAAACGAATAGTTAATGGTCTCAGAGGACCTCCCATTGGCACTGGGAAGAGTGTGGTTAAGCAGAATGAACAGAGACAGAACTGCAGGGACAACAACAAGGTTCCAGTGGACTGTGGTGGATCGATATCAAAGCAGTCCGGTTTGAGGACTGAACCGGCAGGAAAGAATACTTCTCTATCTCTGTCGCGCAAAAAGACTCTTCCCCGGAGCAAGAAACCACCAAATGGGACGCAAGAATGTGGAATCTCCAATCATAAACGAACCAAAAGGGGCGAAAATGTGATCAAATGTAACATTACTATTGATGGTGGCTTGAGCTCAGGCAAAGATGATGGGAGAAAGGAAGTAGATGTGATTTCATTCACATTCTCATCTGATTCACTATCCTCCACACAAGTAACTGATCAAGACACAGACTCTGCAGTTAGTTTGGATATGTTTGGTGGTAATCCTTTAAATGTTCTGCTAGAGCAAAAGCTCAGAGAGCTGACTTCTAAGCTTGAGTCTTCTAGTTGTAGCCTGGCCCAAGAAGAGCCTTCACGTTCATCAGAGTATGACAAGTCGACTCAAAACGGTGTAGATAAAGTTTTGTCAGAGAGTGAGTCTGTTTCTGACTGCACTTCATTCTATGACAAACAAAAACTTCAG atgatggaTGCAGAAGAGCATGAAGTTAGCAGCATTAGCACTGTAACAAAAGCAGATGATCTCAGAAGCTCTTGCAGCAAGGGTTTCTCTGATTGTAGACAAACCACAGAAAGGCTAGACTGGGAGCTTGAGTACATATCTGTGATCCTCGGTTCTGACCAACTGATGGTGAAAGAATTCGCTTTGGGAATGGCTACTGACATAATACCTGCTAGCCTCTTCAATGAAATGGAAGGCCGTGGAGAATCAACAGCAGCCAAGCTCAAGAGGAAGACACTGTTTGATTATGTCAATAACTGCTTAGCGCTCAAATGCGAGCAGATGTTTAGGGGTAGCTGCAGAGGGCTATTGTGGAAAGACGGGATATTGTTTGAACGTAGAGATTGGTTAGCAGAAGAACTGAACAGAGAGTTTCAGGggttgaagaagatgagagagatgAGGATGGACGAGCTTGTTGAAAAAGAAATGAGCAGTTTAGAAGGGAGTTGGCTGGATTTTGAGAGAGAGACTTATGAAGAAGGCGTTGACATTGAGGGAGAGATAGTGTCTACATTGGTTGATGATTTAGTTAATGAACTTGCTTCAGTGTTCAAAGAACATTGA